GGCCAGCATGTCGCGAGCCAGGATCCGCACCCACGGGTCGTCGTCCACCACCAGGATCGTTCGCACGGCTATCGGCCTCCGGTTCGTGTCGTTAGGATTCAGACGGCGCGGCGCTGGGTCCGCAGGGGAAGCGGCACCGGGACCGCCGCGCGGACGGGATCGGGCATCGTGCTGCGGAGCCGTTCGATGAAGCGCGAGCGGGACGCCGGCTTCGGCGCGGCATCGACGCTGAACGTGGCGCGCACCGGCTTGCGCGAGCGCTCGCGATTGAGCCAGGTCTCGAGCGGATAGGACTCGACGCTGGCGCAGGTCGGACAGTGCCGGTACATGCGGGCGTCGAAGACGGTATTGCAATCGAGCTCCACGCAGAGCTTCGCGGAGCGCAGTTCGATGCGAAAGGTGTCTTGCTCGAGCTTCATCGATTCCTCCTGTCGGCCTCGTACGGCTCCGTCGTCTTCCGTGACCAGGCAGGCCGGGCGGGAGCATCCGGGCCGACGCGTCGGTGGAGAAGGGACCGAAACCCCGTTCCGTACACTCGCCGCTCGACCTGCCTGATCCGTACTTCGCTACTGGCGGCAAGTCCTGTACCAACGAAAATGCGGCGCAGAATCCAGCGCTTCCCGGGAATGACGCGGGGGTGACACCCCGCGCCCTTCCGTGGCTGGGCAACGAAATGCCCTCTCGCACGGTAGCTGGCTCCTCCTGCACTTTCTGCGGAGAGGATGCGTCTTGACAGCCCGCTCGCCGCGCCGTCATGATCTCTCGCCCATGGATCGCGACGATCCGTCCTCCCTCTCCGCCGCCGTCGCGGCGGCGCGAATCGCGGAAGGCGCACTCTCACCAGTCGAAGTCGTCGACGCATGCCTCGCCCGCATCGCCGCCCGTGACGGCCACGTGCGCGCGTGGGCCCACGTCGACGAGGCGGGCGCGCGCGCGACCGCGCGCGAGCGCGAGGCCGAAGCCCGCGCCGGACATCGACGGGGACCGCTGCACGGCGTGCCGGTGGCGATCAAGGACATCTTCCACGTCGCCGCGATGCCCACGACGTGCGGCGCCGGGCCCGCGTTCCATATCCGTCCGGTCGACGACGCCACCGCGGTGGCGCGTCTGCGCGCGGCTGGCGCGATCGTGCTCGGCAAGGTGCACACGACCGAGTTCGCGTACTTCGAGCCGGCACCCACGCGCAATCCCTGGAACGTGGCCCACACGGCGGGCGGATCGTCGTCCGGCTCCGCGGCGGCGGTGGCCGCGCGCATGGCGCCGCTGGCCCTGGGGACCCAGACCGTGGGCTCGGTGCTGCGCCCGGCCGCCTACTGCGGCGTGATCGGCTTCAAGGGCACGCATCGACTGATCCCGACCGAGGGGGTGGTGCCGCTCGCGTGGAGCTTCGACCACGTCGGGATCTTCGCCCGCGCGGTGGCCGACGTGACGCTCACCGCGGGCGTGCTGGCCGCTCGGGCGCTCGACGCGCCCGCCGCGTCCGCGCCGCGCCTGGCCCTCGCTCCCGAGCTGCTCGAGCGCGCGACGCCCGAGGTGGCCGCGGCGGTGCGCGAGGTCGCGCGGCGCCTCGCGCGGGCCGGAGCCACCGTGCACGAGGTGAAGCTGCCCGCCTCCTTCGCGGCGCTGCACGCGGCCGGCCGGGTCGTGCTCGAGGTCGAGGCCGCCGCGTATCACGAAGACCTCTACCGCGCCCACGCCGCCGAGTACCGGCCGCGCACGCGCGAGCTGATCGCGG
This portion of the Candidatus Methylomirabilota bacterium genome encodes:
- a CDS encoding amidase; the encoded protein is MDRDDPSSLSAAVAAARIAEGALSPVEVVDACLARIAARDGHVRAWAHVDEAGARATAREREAEARAGHRRGPLHGVPVAIKDIFHVAAMPTTCGAGPAFHIRPVDDATAVARLRAAGAIVLGKVHTTEFAYFEPAPTRNPWNVAHTAGGSSSGSAAAVAARMAPLALGTQTVGSVLRPAAYCGVIGFKGTHRLIPTEGVVPLAWSFDHVGIFARAVADVTLTAGVLAARALDAPAASAPRLALAPELLERATPEVAAAVREVARRLARAGATVHEVKLPASFAALHAAGRVVLEVEAAAYHEDLYRAHAAEYRPRTRELIADGLARPAVAYVRAQRERLAFRAEVAPLLADHDALLSPTAASTAPEGLATGDPWFCAPWSFAGVPACSLPGAVSFAGLPHAVQLVAARGRDAALLAVAAWCERVLDFSGSPSI